Proteins encoded within one genomic window of Oryza brachyantha chromosome 7, ObraRS2, whole genome shotgun sequence:
- the LOC102704540 gene encoding ETO1-like protein 1, with product MRSSFLSESPCDEQHIHGFNPQSWLQVERGKLPKSSYSPSSIESLIKIAEPPVVPLYKPLDYVEVLSRIHEELEQCVPSERPGLYLIQSQVFRGLGEAKLRQRSLHSAWRCATTVHEKVVFGAWLRYEKRGEDIISDVLASCRKCCREFGPLDVSSEMPVGDFEIIGSCETCPSSQVSSMVTFQISDGKVTCDRSKIAVLSIPFWSMLNGPFTESQLDVVDLSENDISLEGMRAVSEFSCTYSLEDLPLEILLEILVFANTFCCDRLKDACDRKLASFVSSRQDAVELMALAFDENAPVLAASCLQVFLQDLPDCLTDEHVVSLFLTATEQQQHIMVGHASFLLYCFLSEVAMNIDPRTEATLCLSEKLVQLAVTPTQKQIAFHQLGCIRLLRKEYNEAEHQFSIAFSAGHVYSIAGLARIAGIKGRKGLAYEKLSSVITSSVPLGWMYMERSLYSEGDKKLADLDKATELDPTLTYPYMYRATSLMRKKDARLALEEINRLLGFKLALECLELRICLYLALEDYKSAICDIHAILTLSPEYRMLEGRVAASKIGTLLGAHVEQWNTAECWLQLYERWSSVDDIGSLSVIYRMLESDAAKGVLYFRQSLLLLRLNCPEAAMRSLQLARLHAATEPERLVYEGWLLYDTGHCEEALQKAEESISIQRSFEAFFLKAYVLADSGVDPSYSATVISLLEDALKCPSDRLRKGQALNNLGGVYVDCEKLDAAADCYTSALKIRHTRAHQGLARVHFLRNNRDAAYEEMTKLIEKAKNNASAYEKRSEYCEREQTMTDLQIVTQLDPLRVYPYRYRAAVLMDSHKEKEAIAELTRAIAFKADLHLLHLRAAFHEHIGDVPSALRDCRAALSLDPNHQEMLELQKRVNSQEP from the exons ATGAGGAGCAGCTTCCTGTCGGAATCGCCCTGCGATGAGCAGCACATCCATGGCTTCAACCCGCAGTCATGGCTGCAGGTGGAGCGGGGGAAGCTGCCCAAGTCATCCTACTCGCCTTCCTCCAT TGAGTCACTCATAAAGATTGCGGAGCCGCCTGTTGTGCCATTGTATAAACCGCTGGATTATGTGGAAGTGCTGTCCAGGATCCATGAGGAGCTCGAGCAATGTGTGCCGAGTGAGCGGCCTGGGCTGTATTTGATACAGTCCCAGGTGTTTCGGGGCCTTGGGGAGGCGAAACTGCGCCAGAGGAGCCTGCATTCTGCGTGGCGCTGCGCGACCACCGTGCATGAGAAGGTTGTATTTGGGGCATGGCTGCGGTATGAGAAGCGGGGGGAGGATATCATTTCTGATGTCCTCGCATCATGTAGGAAGTGTTGCCGGGAGTTTGGGCCACTTGATGTCTCATCTGAGATGCCCGTGGGAGACTTTGAGATAATTGGTTCTTGTGAAACATGCCCATCCTCACAAGTTTCCTCTATGGTGACCTTCCAAATAAGCGATGGGAAGGTGACATGTGATAGGTCTAAGATTGCTGTTTTATCGATCCCGTTTTGGTCCATGCTCAATGGACCATTCACCGAGTCACAgcttgatgttgttgatttgtCAGAAAATGATATCTCACTGGAGGGCATGAGGGCTGTATCTGAATTTAGTTGTACATATAGCTTAGAGGACTTGCCTTTGGAAATCTTGTTGGAGATCCTGGTGTTTGCAAATACATTTTGTTGTGACAGACTTAAAGATGCATGTGATAGGAAACTAGCTTCATTTGTCTCATCAAGGCAGGATGCTGTTGAGCTAATGGCATTGGCATTTGACGAAAATGCACCAGTCCTCGCTGCATCTTGCTTGCAAGTGTTTCTACAGGATCTTCCAGATTGTTTAACTGATGAGCATGTAGTTAGCCTATTCTTGACTGCAACTGAACAGCAACAACACATAATGGTTGGACATGCCTCCTTTTTGTTATATTGTTTTCTTAGTGAGGTTGCTATGAACATTGATCCAAGGACAGAGGCAACTTTGTGCTTGTCAGAGAAGCTTGTTCAATTGGCAGTTACTCCTACGCAGAAGCAAATAGCTTTTCATCAGCTTGGATGTATTAGGCTCTTGAGGAAGGAATATAATGAAGCTGAACACCAATTTAGCATTGCCTTCTCTGCTGGTCATGTGTATTCCATTGCTGGTCTTGCTAGAATTGCTGGTATAAAAGGTAGAAAGGGTTTGGCTTATGAGAAGCTCAGTTCAGTCATAACATCAAGTGTACCACTAGGATGGATGTATATGGAGAGATCTCTGTATTCAGAAGGTGATAAAAAGTTGGCAGACCTTGACAAAGCAACCGAGCTGGATCCAACTCTTACTTACCCTTACATGTATCGAGCTACATCCTTGATGAGAAAAAAGGATGCAAGACTTGCCTTAGAGGAAATCAACCGGCTGTTGGGTTTCAAGTTAGCGCTGGAGTGCCTGGAGCTACGGATTTGTCTGTATCTAGCTCTCGAAGACTACAAATCTGCAATTTGTGATATCCATGCAATTCTTACACTGTCTCCTGAGtaccggatgttggaaggacGTGTAGCTGCTTCCAAAATCGGAACCCTTCTTGGGGCACATGTTGAGCAGTGGAATACCGCTGAATGTTGGCTTCAGCTCTATGAGCGCTGGTCATCAGTGGATGATATTGGTTCGCTTTCAGTAATTTACAGGATGCTTGAGTCAGATGCAGCAAAAGGTGTTTTGTACTTTAGGCAATCTTTGCTTCTCCTTAG GTTGAACTGTCCTGAGGCTGCAATGCGCAGTTTGCAATTGGCAAGGCTACACGCAGCAACTGAACCTGAACGACTAGTGTATGAGGGTTGGCTTCTGTATGACACTGGGCACTGTGAGGAGGCCCTGCAAAAAGCAGAGGAATCTATTTCTATTCAAAGGTCATTTGAGGCTTTCTTTCTGAAAGCCTATGTTTTGGCTGACTCAGGTGTTGATCCTTCTTATTCTGCAACTGTTATATCACTTCTTGAAGATGCACTGAAGTGCCCTTCAGACCGGCTTCGGAAGGGTCAG GCTTTGAACAATCTTGGTGGTGTTTATGTTGACTGTGAAAAGTTAGATGCAGCAGCTGATTGCTACACAAGTGCTTTGAAGATCCGACACACTAGGGCACATCAAGGTCTTGCGCGCGTTCATTTTCTCAGGAATAACAGGGATGCTGCATATGAAGAAATGACAAAGTTGATAGAGAAAGCTAAAAACAATGCTTCGGCTTATGAGAAACGTTCTGAATATTGTGAAAGAGAGCAAACTATGACAGATTTGCAAATAGTGACCCAGCTGGATCCATTGCGGGTTTACCCTTACAGATACCGAGCAGCAG TACTGATGGATAGTCACAAGGAGAAAGAGGCAATTGCAGAGCTCACAAGGGCAATTGCATTCAAAGCTGACCTCCACCTATTGCATCTTCGCGCGGCATTCCATGAGCATATCGGGGATGTCCCTAGCGCGCTTCGTGATTGTCGAGCCGCCCTCTCTTTGGACCCAAATCACCAAGAAATGCTGGAGCTTCAGAAACGAGTGAACAGCCAAGAACCCTAA